The following coding sequences lie in one Arachis ipaensis cultivar K30076 chromosome B03, Araip1.1, whole genome shotgun sequence genomic window:
- the LOC107630443 gene encoding probable polygalacturonase translates to MVEENTTTTSTTKHDWFETQAVLDLKRWFQAIISSHKTLFTLLWLAAFTSAFLWQRDAVSGLVVLHGGGESLKKSESSLLYPKLRPAGFSLVDFGGVGDGVTMNTKAFERAVSEISKLGEKGGGQLNVPPGRWLTAPFNLTSHITLFLHQDAVILGVQDEKYWPLVPALPSYGYGREHPGPRYTSLIHGQNLTDVVITGHNGTINGQGQTWWTKYLQKVLNHTRGPLVQILWSSDILITNITLRDSPFWTLHPYDCKNVTIKNLTILAPVYRAPNTDGIDPDSCEDMLIENCYISVGDDAIAIKSGWDQYGIAYGKPSKNIVIRNLVVRSNVSAGISIGSEMSGGVSNVTVENILVWKSRRAIRIKTAPGRGGFVRQISYKNLTFENCRVGIVVKTDYNQHPDAGYDPKALPLLEDISFTGVRGQAVRVPVRIQGSQDIPVTNVTFKDMFVGLISKRVKKKKHIFQCAFVRGQVIGTIFPAPCENFDQYNEQGQLVKHAVSWNVTDIDYQI, encoded by the exons ATGGTGGAAGAAaacacaacaacaacatcaacaacaaaACATGATTGGTTCGAAACCCAAGCCGTCTTGGATTTGAAGCGTTGGTTCCAAGCAATCATATCCTCACACAAGACCCTCTTTACACTCCTATGGCTGGCGGCGTTCACCTCCGCCTTCCTGTGGCAGAGGGATGCCGTTAGTGGGTTGGTGGTGTTGCACGGTGGCGGTGAGTCTCTTAAGAAGAGTGAAAGTTCATTGTTGTATCCTAAGCTGAGGCCCGCGGGCTTCAGCTTAGTGGATTTCGGTGGCGTTGGCGATGGCGTTACGATGAACACTAAGGCGTTTGAGAGGGCGGTTTCAGAGATTTCTAAGTTGGGTGAGAAGGGTGGTGGGCAGCTGAATGTGCCGCCTGGTAGGTGGCTCACTGCACCTTTTAATCTCACCAGTCATATCACTCTTTTTCTTCATCAAGATGCTGTCATTCTTGGAGTTCAG GATGAAAAGTACTGGCCACTGGTGCCTGCATTGCCTTCATATGGATATGGAAGGGAGCATCCTGGCCCTCGTTACACCAGCTTGATCCATGGCCAAAATCTTACTGATGTTGTCATAACAG GGCATAATGGTACCATAAATGGACAGGGACAAACATGGTGGACAAAATATCTGCAGAAGGTTCTGAACCACACAAGGGGTCCACTGGTTCAGATCTTATGGTCTAGTGACATTCTTATAACTAACATTACTTTGCGTGACTCTCCTTTTTGGACACTTCATCCATACGATTGCAAGAATGTTACAATAAAAAACCTTACAATTTTGGCTCCTGTGTATCGTGCACCAAATACTGATGGCATTGATCCTG ATTCATGTGAAGATATGTTGATAGAGAACTGTTACATAAGCGTGGGAGATGATGCAATTGCCATAAAAAGTGGGTGGGATCAGTATGGAATTGCTTATGGAAAGCCTTCAAAGAATATAGTAATCCGAAACCTTGTTGTTCGATCTAATGTTAG TGCCGGCATCTCAATCGGCAGCGAAATGTCCGGCGGTGTATCGAACGTGACGGTGGAGAACATCCTTGTATGGAAATCCAGGCGTGCTATTCGGATCAAGACAGCGCCGGGAAGAGGCGGCTTCGTGCGCCAAATATCTTACAAGAATCTGACCTTTGAGAATTGCAGAGTTGGAATTGTCGTCAAAACAGACTACAACCAACACCCTGACGCCGGATACGACCCGAAAGCGCTTCCTCTTCTGGAGGACATAAGCTTCACGGGCGTCCGGGGCCAGGCAGTACGAGTGCCGGTACGGATTCAAGGCAGCCAGGACATTCCTGTTACAAATGTGACTTTTAAGGACATGTTTGTCGGATTAATTTCGAAgagggtgaagaagaagaaacatatcTTCCAGTGTGCCTTTGTTCGTGGTCAAGTAATAGGGACTATCTTCCCTGCCCCTTGTGAGAACTTTGATCAGTACAATGAACAAGGGCAGCTAGTTAAGCATGCTGTATCATGGAATGTCACAGATATAGATTACCAAATATGA